GGACCGTCGGCGATCGGCGAGCCCTTCTCGAGGCGGTCACCCTCCTTCACCAGCGGACGCTGGTTGATGCAGGTGCCCTGGTTCGAGCGGGTGAACTTCGACATCCGGTACGTCTTGTAGGTGCCGTCGTCCTGCATGACCTCGACGTAGTCGGCGCAGACCTCGGTCACGACGCCCGGCGCCTTGGCGACGGTCACGTCACCGGCATCGACGGCGGCACGGTACTCCATGCCGGTGCCGACGAGCGGCGCGTCGTTGCGGATCAGCGGCACCGACTGGCGCTGCATGTTGGAGCCCATGAGCGCACGGTTGGCGTCGTCGTGCTCCAGGAACGGGATCAGCGCGGTCGCGACCGACACCATCTGGCGCGGCGAGACGTCCATGTAGTCGACCTCGGCGGCCGGGACGAGCTCGGCCTCGCCGCCACGCTGGCGGACCAGGACGCGCTCCTCCGCGAAGGTGCCGTCCTCCTCGAGACGCGAGTTCGCCTGGGCGATGACGTAGCGGTCCTCGTCGCTCGCGGTCAGGTAGTCGATCTGCTCGGTGACCCGGACGCCGTCGACCCTGCGGTACGGCGTCTCGACGAAGCCGAACGCGTTGATGCGGCCGTACGACGCGAGCGAGCCGATCAGGCCGATGTTCGGGCCCTCCGGGGTCTCGATCGGGCACATGCGGCCGTAGTGCGACGGGTGGACGTCACGGACCTCGTAGCCGGCGCGCTCACGGGACAGACCACCCGGGCCGAGCGCCGACAGACGACGCTTGTGCGTCAGGCCGGCGAGCGGGTTGTTCTGGTCCATGAACTGGCTGAGCTGCGACGTCCCGAAGAACTCCTTCAGCGCGGCCACGACGGGACGGATGTTGATCAGGGTCTGCGGCGTGATCGCCTCGACGTCCTGGGTCGTCATCCGCTCGCGCACCACGCGCTCCATGCGGGCGAGGCCCGTACGGAGCTGGTTCTGGATGAGCTCGCCGACGCTGCGGAGGCGACGGTTGCCGAAGTGGTCGATGTCGTCGGCCTCGACGAACGTCGTGCCGGCGGCCATCTCGAGCTCGGTCTCGCCGGCGTGCAGCGCGACGATGTACTTGATCGTCGAGACGATGTCCTCGATGGTCAGCGTCTGCTGGTCGAAGGCCTCGTCCGTGCCGAGCTTCTTGTTGATCTTGTAGCGACCGACCTTCGCGAGGTCGTAGCGCTTGGAGTTGAAGTAGTAGTTGTCCAGCAGCTGCTGGGCAGCCTCGGTCGTCGGCGGCTCACCCGGACGCAGCTTGCGGTAGATGTCGAGCAGCGCGTCGTCCTGGCCGGACGTGTGGTCCTTCTCCAAGGTGGCGCGGATCGAGTCGTACTGGCCGAAGTCCTCGAGGATGTCGGCCTCGGACATGCCGAGCGCCTTGAGGAGGACCGTGACGCTCTGCTTGCGCTTGCGGTCGAGGCGAACCCCGACCTGGTCACGCTTGTCGATCTCGAACTCGAGCCAGGCACCACGCGAGGGGATGACCTTCGCGGTGTAGATGTCCTTGTCGCTCGTCTTGTCCGGCGTGCGCTCGAAGTAGACGCCCGGCGAGCGGACGAGCTGCGAGACGACGACACGCTCGGTGCCGTTGATGATGAAGGTGCCCTTGTCCGTCATCAGGGGGAAGTCACCCATGAAGACGGTCTGGCTCTTGATCTCGCCGGTCTCGTTGTTCATGAACTCGGCGGTGACGAACAGGGGCGCGGCGTACGTGACGTCACGGTCCTTGCAGTCCTCGACCGAGTTCTTCGGCGGCTCGAAGCGGTGGTCACGGAACGACAGAGACATGGTCTCCGAGAAGTCCTCGATCGGAGAGATCTCCTCGAAGATCTCCTCCAGACCGGACTTCTGAGAAACGTCCGTACGCCCGGCGGCCAGCTGCTGCTCGACGGACGCCTTCCAGCTCTCGTCACCGATCAGCCACGAGAAGCTGGAGGTCTGGAGCGAAAGCAGCTCCGGCACCTCGAGGGGCTCGGAGATCTTGGCGAAGGAGACACGGCGGGGATTGTTGTTGGCAGAGGCGGCGACAGTGCGCGAGGAAGCCAAGAGGGGTCCTTCCGAAGGCTCGCAGTTCCCGATTGCGGCACCGTCCAGAACCCATGCCGAACGACCCCCGTCAAGGGGTGAGGGCAGGATGCAGGAGGCGCAAAGAAATAGTCTAGACGCCAACGTGGGCAGATTTCAACCCAGGGTGTCCAGCCTTCGCCGTCGATGATGAACGTATCTTCGCCTCAGGTCAAGCAACCCGCCGGAATAGTTCTTCACGAAGTCGGCTCCTCCCCCGTCCTGACTACCGTCCGCCGGGTCGCTTCCAGCGGTGTGCCACCCTGGTTGTGACCCGCGTTACGTACGATCGGTGCGAGGACAGGAGGAGGTGCCAGTGCCCGTCGACACGGTCCCGCCGAGGCGTGAGCGGCCCGAGCTGAAGCCGACCCCGCACCTGCGGCCCGCCCGCATGCTCGCCACCGCGCTGACCCTCGTGCTCATCGTCGGCGGAGGCTGGATCGCCTGGAAGTACGTCGGCACCAACATCGTCGCGAAGCAGCGCCAAGGCGAGATGGCGGTCGCCCTGGCCGACGACTGGCGCGGCAACCGCGGCGGCGACGCGACGACGGACGAGATCGAGCCGGGTGAGGCGATGGCGGTCCTGCGGATCCCCCGCCTCGGCGACGACTTCGAGGTGCCGGTCGTCGAGGGAGTCGACGACTCCGCCCTGACATCGGGCGTCGGCCACTTCCCTGACACCCAGCGTCCCGGCCAGCTCGGCAACTTCGCGGTCGCCGGGCACCGCATCACCAACGGACAGCCGTTCAAGGACTTCCCGGAGCTTCGCAAGGGCGACGAGGTCGAGGTCGAGACCCGCACGCACGTCTACACGTACGTCCTGGAGGGCTCCGGCACCAGCACCGTCGTCGACTTCACCGACGTGTGGGTCGTCCAGCCCGTGCCGGAGAAGGCGAAGCGCTCCAAGAGCCAGCGGTCGCGCGCGACCCCGGACGAAGCCCTCATCACGCTCACCACGTGCTCCGAGATCTTCCACACCGACAACCGGTCGGTGGTCTTCGGGCGGCTCGTCGACTCCCGTCACGTCTGACGCGCGCGGCGACCGACGGGGTCAGGTCGTCGTCAGCTCGGCGACGAGCCAGTCTCCGTCGATCTTCTCCATCCGCACCACGACCGACAGCGCCGCCGGGGAGCCGGGCTTGCCCGCGACCGTCCGGTGCTGGTCGACGAACGCCAGCAGCCTGACGCTGGTGTCGGAGCACTCCTGGCCGCACTCCAGCGGCGCGATCGCGCGCACGGAGGCCGCGACGTCGATCTTGCGCTGCTTCGCAGCCGACGCGACCTGCGGCGCCAGCTGCTCGTACTCCTCGGCGAACTCGTCGGTCATCAGGTCGGTCGCGGCCTCCAGGTCGTCGGCGACCGATGCGTGACGGTAGCTGAGGACGGTCTCCAGCGCGGGCGTCGCAGCGGCGGTGGCTCGGTCCGCGGTCTCGACGCGCTCATCGGCGGCCGACTCGGTCTGGCGTACGGCGAGCGTCGCGACGACCGCGAACGCCACCGCCACGACGGCGAGCACGCCGAGGCCGGCCAGGACGACCTTGGCGCGGCGGCTGAGAGGCGGGCGCGACGGCCGAGGGGGGCGTACGCCGGGGGCCGCGGCCGAGCTCTCGGCCGAGTCCGTGGAGGTCTCGGTCGACTCCGTCGCCTCGAGAGGGGTGGAGGTCTGCTCGGTGGACCGGCGGCGCTCGCCGGCGATCCGCGGGCGTCGGTTGCTCACGATCCGCCCTCCTCGTCCGGCGCAGGGGTCGGCGGCTCCGACTCGACGGGGACGTTGGCGAAGTTCTCGACGAGCCAGCGACCGTCCTCGAGGACCAGCGAGATCCTCCACCGCAGCCGGGGCTGCCCGACCTGGACGTCGGCCGGCTCCGTCGCGACGGTGATCGCGGCGAGGACGTCGGCGCTGTCGTTGTCGAGGCTCTCGATCGCCACCTGCTCGACCGTCCCCTTCGAGACGATGCCCGTGTCGGCGAACTGCGACAGGAGGTCCTTCGTCGAGGCCTCGAACTGCTCGGCCATGGTGTCGGTCAGCAGCGGGGTCACGCGTTCCACGTACGGATCGAGGTCCTTGACGTCGTACGTGTTCACGCTCGTCGCGAACTTCTCGGCGGCCGCGCGCACGTCCTGGCGTGTCGAGGTGTCGGCCGCGGCGGGGATCTGAGGGCCGCGGACGACCGCGAGGACGCCGATCGCGAGCCCGGCGACCGCCACGAGGGCGAGCACCAGGGCGAGCAGACGGGTCCGGGTCAGCGGGAGACGGCGGGTCCGAGCATCATCCACTTCCAGGACTCCTTCCCGAGATCTGGGGCATCGGGAATCGTCGTCGGGTCCGAGACGTCCACCTGCTTCGTCGCAACATCGTACGTACCGAGGGTCTGGGCCTCCGTCGCGCCCACCGGAGAGACGGGGGATCCCGTCCCCTTCGCGCCTCGCACCTGCGGGTCCGCGCAGGTGAGGTTGCGCTTCCAGGCGGCCGGGGTGCGGTCGAACGGCGTCCGCTGACGCGGCTCCGGGAGGTAGCCCTTCGTGCAGGGGGCGTTGTCGTCCTGGAG
Above is a genomic segment from Mumia sp. Pv4-285 containing:
- a CDS encoding class E sortase; translated protein: MPVDTVPPRRERPELKPTPHLRPARMLATALTLVLIVGGGWIAWKYVGTNIVAKQRQGEMAVALADDWRGNRGGDATTDEIEPGEAMAVLRIPRLGDDFEVPVVEGVDDSALTSGVGHFPDTQRPGQLGNFAVAGHRITNGQPFKDFPELRKGDEVEVETRTHVYTYVLEGSGTSTVVDFTDVWVVQPVPEKAKRSKSQRSRATPDEALITLTTCSEIFHTDNRSVVFGRLVDSRHV
- the rpoB gene encoding DNA-directed RNA polymerase subunit beta → MASSRTVAASANNNPRRVSFAKISEPLEVPELLSLQTSSFSWLIGDESWKASVEQQLAAGRTDVSQKSGLEEIFEEISPIEDFSETMSLSFRDHRFEPPKNSVEDCKDRDVTYAAPLFVTAEFMNNETGEIKSQTVFMGDFPLMTDKGTFIINGTERVVVSQLVRSPGVYFERTPDKTSDKDIYTAKVIPSRGAWLEFEIDKRDQVGVRLDRKRKQSVTVLLKALGMSEADILEDFGQYDSIRATLEKDHTSGQDDALLDIYRKLRPGEPPTTEAAQQLLDNYYFNSKRYDLAKVGRYKINKKLGTDEAFDQQTLTIEDIVSTIKYIVALHAGETELEMAAGTTFVEADDIDHFGNRRLRSVGELIQNQLRTGLARMERVVRERMTTQDVEAITPQTLINIRPVVAALKEFFGTSQLSQFMDQNNPLAGLTHKRRLSALGPGGLSRERAGYEVRDVHPSHYGRMCPIETPEGPNIGLIGSLASYGRINAFGFVETPYRRVDGVRVTEQIDYLTASDEDRYVIAQANSRLEEDGTFAEERVLVRQRGGEAELVPAAEVDYMDVSPRQMVSVATALIPFLEHDDANRALMGSNMQRQSVPLIRNDAPLVGTGMEYRAAVDAGDVTVAKAPGVVTEVCADYVEVMQDDGTYKTYRMSKFTRSNQGTCINQRPLVKEGDRLEKGSPIADGPCTDEGEMALGSNLLVAFMPWQGHNYEDAIILSQRVVQDDLLTSIHIEEHEVDARDTKLGPEEITRDIPNVSDEMLADLDERGIIRIGAEVSNGDILVGKVTPKGETELTPEERLLRAIFGEKAREVRDTSLKVPHGESGTVIGVRVFDREEGDELPPGVNQLVRVYVAQKRKISDGDKLAGRHGNKGVISKILPVEDMPFMSDGTAVDIILNPLGVPGRMNVGQVLETHLGWVAKAGWDIGESKDEWAERLRSIGADRSPMDSNVATPVFDGAREDEIQGLLESTLPNRDGERMVGRDGKARLFDGRTGEPFPDPISVGYMYILKLHHLVDDKIHARSTGPYSMITQQPLGGKAQFGGQRFGEMEVWALEAYGAAYALQELLTIKSDDILGRVKVYEAIVKGENVPEPGIPESFKVLVKEMQSLCLNVEVLSSDGTAVEMRDAEEDVFRAAEELGIDLSRREPASVEEV